One genomic region from Cucumis melo cultivar AY chromosome 9, USDA_Cmelo_AY_1.0, whole genome shotgun sequence encodes:
- the LOC103502800 gene encoding GEM-like protein 4 isoform X1 — MEVRMAREVARIPVGSTTLRPVEKSLKRLLPAPVGCQSPDVEPRATKQCREDTVVSRRSMVGSFAQGVREHVAVRLGQKIRETVKGKLNLGAKILQVGGLRKVYKQLFSVREGEKLLKACQCHLSTTTGPLAGLLFISTHKLAFCSDKSLKLSSPTGELLRFHYKVVIPVGRIERVNQSKNVMKPSQKYLEIVTVDNFDFWFMGFQNFQKSFRSLQQAISQEWKMNC, encoded by the exons CGGCCAGTTGAGAAGTCGTTGAAGAGACTGTTGCCTGCTCCAGTTGGTTGCCAATCTCCTGATGTCGAACCCCGGGCGACAAAACAAT GTAGAGAGGATACAGTTGTTAGCAGGAGGAGCATGGTTGGGAGTTTTGCACAAGGAGTTAGAGAACATG TTGCAGTGAGATTAGGACAAAAGATCAGAGAAACAGTGAAGGGAAAGTTGAATTTGGGAGCAAAGATTCTTCAAGTTGGTGGGTTGAGGAAAGTTTACAAGCAGTTATTTAGTGTAAGAGAAGGAGAGAAACTATTGAAGGCTTGTCAATGCCATTTGTCAACCACAACAGGACCTCTTGCAGGTCTTCTCTTCATATCAACACACAAACTTGCCTTTTGCAGTGACAAGTCCCTCAAACTCTCTTCCCCAACTGGAGAGCTCCTAAGATTTCATTACAAG GTGGTGATTCCTGTGGGGAGGATAGAGAGAGTGAACCAGAGTAAGAATGTGATGAAGCCTTCACAGAAGTACTTGGAAATAGTAACAGTGGATAATTTTGATTTCTGGTTTATGGGGTTCCAAAATTTCCAAAAAAGTTTTAGATCTCTACAACAAGCTATCTCTCAGGAGTGGAAGATGAATTGCTAG
- the LOC103502800 gene encoding GEM-like protein 4 isoform X2: MEVRMAREVARIPVGSTTLRPVEKSLKRLLPAPVGCQSPDVEPRATKQCREDTVVSRRSMVGSFAQGVREHVRLGQKIRETVKGKLNLGAKILQVGGLRKVYKQLFSVREGEKLLKACQCHLSTTTGPLAGLLFISTHKLAFCSDKSLKLSSPTGELLRFHYKVVIPVGRIERVNQSKNVMKPSQKYLEIVTVDNFDFWFMGFQNFQKSFRSLQQAISQEWKMNC, from the exons CGGCCAGTTGAGAAGTCGTTGAAGAGACTGTTGCCTGCTCCAGTTGGTTGCCAATCTCCTGATGTCGAACCCCGGGCGACAAAACAAT GTAGAGAGGATACAGTTGTTAGCAGGAGGAGCATGGTTGGGAGTTTTGCACAAGGAGTTAGAGAACATG TGAGATTAGGACAAAAGATCAGAGAAACAGTGAAGGGAAAGTTGAATTTGGGAGCAAAGATTCTTCAAGTTGGTGGGTTGAGGAAAGTTTACAAGCAGTTATTTAGTGTAAGAGAAGGAGAGAAACTATTGAAGGCTTGTCAATGCCATTTGTCAACCACAACAGGACCTCTTGCAGGTCTTCTCTTCATATCAACACACAAACTTGCCTTTTGCAGTGACAAGTCCCTCAAACTCTCTTCCCCAACTGGAGAGCTCCTAAGATTTCATTACAAG GTGGTGATTCCTGTGGGGAGGATAGAGAGAGTGAACCAGAGTAAGAATGTGATGAAGCCTTCACAGAAGTACTTGGAAATAGTAACAGTGGATAATTTTGATTTCTGGTTTATGGGGTTCCAAAATTTCCAAAAAAGTTTTAGATCTCTACAACAAGCTATCTCTCAGGAGTGGAAGATGAATTGCTAG